ggacacacagacagacctacagacacacagacagacctacggacacacagacagacctatggacacacagacagacctacggacacacagacagacctacgtgcacacagacagacctacagacacacagacagacctacagacacacagacagacctatgtgcacacagacagacctacagacacacagacagacctacggacacacagacagacctacagacacacagacagaactacggacacacagacagacctacggacacacagacagacctacagacacacagacagacctacgtgcacacagacagacctacagacacacagacagacctacagacacacagacagacctacagacacacagacagacttacggacacagacagacctacagacacacagacagacctacggaCATACAGACAGACCTACGTGCACACAGACAGacttacagacacacagacagacctacggacacacagacagacctacgtgCACACAGACAGacttacagacacacagacaaaCCTACGTGAACACAGACAGacttacagacacacagacagacctacggacacacagacagacttacagacacacagacagacctatggacacacagacagacctacgtgaacacagacagacctacagacacacagacagacctacagacacacagacagacctacgtgaacacagacagacctacatacacacagacagacctacggacacacagacagacctatggacacacagacagacctacagacacacagacagacctacagacacacagacagacttacagacacacagacagacctacgtgaacacagacagacctacagacacacagacagacctacagacacacagacagacctacgtgaacacagacagacctacatacacacagacagacctacggacacacagacagacctatggacacacagacagacctacagacacacagacagacctacagacacacagacagacttacagacacacagacagacctacgtgaacacagacagacctacagacacacagacagacctacggacacacagacagacctatggacacacagacagacctacggacacacagacagacctacggacacacagacagacctacggacacacagacagacctacagacacacagacagacctacggacacacagacagacctatggacacacagacagacctacggacacacagacagacctacgtgcacacagacagacctacagacacacagacagacctacagacacacagacagacctatgtgcacacagacagacctacagacacacagacagacctacggacacacagacagacctacagacacacagacagacctacggacacacagacagacctacagacacacagacagacctacggacacacagacaggcctatggacacacaaacagacctatggacacacaaacagacctacagacacacagacagacctacggacacacagacaggcctatggacacacaaacagacctatggacacacaaacagacctacagacacacagacagacctacagacacacagacagacctacggacacacagacagacctacagacacacagacagacctacggacacacagacaggcctatggacacacaaacagacctatggacacacaaacagacctacagacacacagacagacctacagacacacagacagacctacggacacacagacagacctacggacacacagacagacctacagacacacagacagacctacggacacacagacagacctacagacacacagacaggcctatggacacacaaacagacctacagacacacagacagacctacagacacacagacagacttacagacacacagacagacctacggacacacagacagacctacggacacacagacagacctacggacacacagacagacctatggacacacagacagacctacagacacacagacagacctacggacacacagacagacctacggacacacagacagacctacggacacacagacagacctatggacacacagacagacctacagacacacagacagacctacagacacacagacagacctacggacacacagacagacctacagacacacagacagacctacagacacacagacagacctacagacacacagacagacctacagacacacagacagacctacggacacagacagacctacagacacacagacagacctacagacacacagacagacctacagacacacagacagacctacagacacacagacagacctacagacacacagacagacctacggacacacagacagacctacggaCATACAGACAGACCTACGtgcacacagacagacctacggacacacagacagacctacgtgCACACAGACAGacttacagacacacagacagacctacggacacacagacagacctacgtgCACACAGACAGACTTACAGACACACATACAAACCTACGTGAACACAGACAGacttacagacacacagacagacctacggacacacagacagacctacgtgCACACAGACAGACTTACAGACACACATACAAACCTACGTGCACACAGACAGACTTACAGACACACATACAAACCTACGTGAACACAGACAGacttacagacacacagacagacctacagacacacagacagacctacgttaacacagacagacctacagacacacagacagacctacggacacacagacagacctatggacacacagacagacctacagacacacagacagacctacagacacacagacagacttacagacacacagacagacctacgtgaacacagacagacctacggacacacagacagacctacggacacacagacagacctatggacacacagacagacctacggacacacagacagacctacggacacacagacagacctacggacacacagacagacctacagacacacagacagacctacggacacacagacagacctatggacacacagacagacctacggacacacagacagacctacgtgcacacagacagacctacagacacacagacagacctacagacacacagacagacctatgtgcacacagacagacctacagacacacagacagacctacggacacacagacagacctacagacacacagacagacctacggacacacagacagacctacggacacacagacagacctacagacacacagacagacctacgtgcacacagacagacctacagacacacagacagacctacagacacacagacagacctacagacacacagacagacttacggacacagacagacctacagacacacagacagacctacggaCATACAGACAGACCTACGTGCACACAGACAGacttacagacacacagacagacctacggacacacagacagacctacgtgCACACAGACAGacttacagacacacagacaaaCCTACGTGAACACAGACAGacttacagacacacagacagacctacggacacacagacagacttacagacacacagacagacctatggacacacagacagacctacgtgaacacagacagacctacagacacacagacagacctacagacacacagacagacctacgtgaacacagacagacctacagacacacagacagacctacggacacacagacagacctatggacacacagacagacctacagacacacagacagacctacagacacacagacagacttacagacacacagacagacctacgtgaacacagacagacctacagacacacagacagacctacggacacacagacagacctatggacacacagacagacctacggacacacagacagacctacggacacacagacagacctacggacacacagacagacctacagacacacagacagacctacggacacacagacagacctatggacacacagacagacctacggacacacagacagacctacgtgcacacagacagacctacagacacacagacagacctacagacacacagacagacctatgtgcacacagacagacctacagacacacagacagacctacggacacacagacagacctacagacacacagacagacctacggacacacagacagacctacagacacacagacagacctacggacacacagacaggcctatggacacacaaacagacctatggacacacaaacagacctacagacacacagacagacctacggacacacagacaggcctatggacacacaaacagacctatggacacacaaacagacctacagacacacagacagacctacagacacacagacagacctacggacacacagacagacctacagacacacagacagacctacggacacacagacaggcctatggacacacaaacagacctatggacacacaaacagacctacagacacacagacagacctacagacacacagacagacctacggacacacagacagacctacggacacacagacagacctacagacacacagacagacctacggacacacagacagacctacagacacacagacaggcctatggacacacaaacagacctacagacacacagacagacctacagacacacagacagacttacagacacacagacagacctacggacacacagacagacctacagacacacagacagacctacggacacacagacagacctacagacacacagacagacctacggacacacagacagacctacagacacacagacagacctacggacacacagacagacctacagacacacagacagacctacggacacacagacagacctacagacacacagacagacctacggacacacagacagacctatgtgcacacagacagacctacagacacacagacagacctacggacacacagacagacctacagacacacagacagacctacgtgCACACAAACTGAcagcctgatgaataattgatgGCATAGAGTAATTAACTCCGCTTCGTCCACCTCCAAATATCTCACACCCAGTGGCTCGGTGCTTTGAAGCTGCTTGTATGTGTCGGAGGTGGTTAACCCAAACACTTGCCTGACTGGTGGGGGCCCGACTCTGTGCTGGCGGGACGACTTCATTCAAATGGATTTGATATGTGATAGATAGACTCGGTTCTAGAGAGTGTGAGGCTGACCAGGAGTGTTGGAGACCATAGAGGAGGCTACGAAGACGGGAGATGACGCAAACAAGATGGTGGTGTGTTGTGGTGGCGGGGGGTTGAGTTTGAAGTTCAAAGCTACTTTACTGGGTCAGGAGAGAAGATGTCATCATTTGATCAGGCCCACCAGGGAGCTCCAAATGGGGGAGAAATATGACAGAAAAGTGATTGCATCAGATAAAAACAATCAGTTTATTTGGCTCTTTAAAGTCCTCCACAGCTGTTGTGTTTTTGTCTTGACCATCTGTCCCTGAAATCTCTTCCTAACATCTGGAACAAATGATGTCACATGTCACAAGGGTGAAGTTCAAGGGATCACACCTTCTTTTGGAGAAGTCTAAAATGTGTGTACTAATGAATCGGGCTGCACCATTCCTCCACATTGACCTTTTACTGACTTTTCCAGATATTTATTTCCTTGTACAAACTTTTAGGAATCCaactttaacaaactgaatttttctccattcatccattttctctcggggtcgcagggggtgctggagcttatcccagctgcattcgaacggaaggcggggtacactctggacaagtgtCAACCTTAGGCCTCACAATAcagaggtcctgggttcgatcctgcgctcgggatctttctgtgtggagtttgcatgttctcccgttactgcgtgggttccctccaggtactctggcttcctcccacctccaaagacatgcacctggggataggcccctcccacctccaaagacatgcacctggggataggttgattggcaacactaaatggtccctagtgtgtgaatgtgagtgtgaatgttgtctgtctgtgttggccctgtgatgaggtggcgacttgttcagggtgtaccccgccttccgcccaaatgcagctgagataggctccagcaccccccgcgaccccgaaaggatggatggagatataagtatatatatatatatatatatatatatatatacgtgaggtcaggaaaaaacacaagaggctatatcatctctacaagcctgtttccagGCTTGTAGGCTTTTTTCCTGACCTCacatatattctgctctaccccggtattgagcactgtataaacggataaaccacagaaacctcgactatatatatatatatatatatatatatatatatatatatatatatatatatatatatatatatatatatatatatatatatatatatatatatatatgcatgtgtatatatatttatttatttttttcacgagCAGAGCTTGATAATTTAATGTTGTCTGATATTCAGTGTTATTTtagtattcatattcatattattctatattattttgtttgttgttaATAATATTGTGGATGAGATCCGCTCGGAGTCCCTTAAGGCTCCGGATGcagtggggctgtcttggttgacaagactctgcagcattgcgtggacatcgggagcAGCTCCGGGGAAGCAGCAGTTCCTCTCTTAAAACAGGGGAACCGGAGAGTGTGCTAACATAGTGGGATCAGACTCCTCAGTAAAGTCTATTCAGATGTACCAGCtagtccaacctcggattcaggagtagCAGTGCGGTTTTCATCCTGGTAGGTCAggtagggtccttgagggtggatgggagtttgcccaaccagtctacatgtgctttgtggacttgcgaAAGACATTCGACTATGTCCCTTTgaaggtcctgtggggagtgctcagagagtatggggtatcggacatcctgattgtggcagtccacTTACTGTATGATCggggtcagagcttggtccgcattgctagCAGTATGTTggacctgtttccagtgagggttggactctgccagggcTTCCCTTTTTCACAGATTCTGTTTaccacttttatggacagaatttctcagggcgttgagggaatctggtttggtggatgcaggattaggtccctgctttttgtagatgatgtggtcctgcttgCTCCATCTGggtaggatcttcagctctcactggaatcATTTtgtagctgagtgtgaagcgacataGTTAAAAATCAGCATTTCCAAGCCCGAGTCCATGGTTTtcacctggaaaagggtggagtgccatctctgggttgggtagaagaccctgccccaagtggaggagttgaatTACCTCAGAGcgttgttcacaagtgagggaagagtggatggtgagatggacagggGGGTGTGTACAGTGTCTGCAGTGATGCAGGCCGTGTATCCacctgttgtggtgaagaaggagctgagccggaaggcaaagctctcaatttaccggttgatctacgtccatatcctcacctatggtcatgagctttgggttatgaccgaaaggacaagatcacggatattgaaatgagtttcctctgccgggtagccgggctctcccttagagatagggtgagaagctctgtcatttgggaggaggtgctgctcccccacatggagaggagccagaggagGTGTATTGGAaatctggtcaagatgccacccTGAACGCCTCCCTGTGGAGGTGTTTAGAGGGTGTcaaaccagtaggaggccacggggaagaccaaggACACGTTGTGGGGACTATGCAATCTTTTTTGGCCACAAGATGCCACTTGGCATTGacctatattttttaattttgtttaggACTCCTTAGAAAATAAATGGCCAGGATCAAAACCCCGGTCATGCAAGGTCACATTAAAGAGTTTGTTCTGGTAAAAACACAAATATCTCTAACAAGTAGGACTGACAATGGCTTTCACCAAAATGGTGGTTGTGAGAGGAGAATGAGAGTGGAGGTGTGGCTCATCAGGATCCACCTTGGCATCAAGACTTGGTCATGACCTCAGTGGTCACATGGCACACAAGTCAATATGGGCAAATGGCCTTGTTTTGCCCtcagaccaccacacacacacacacacacacacacacacacacacacacacacacacacacacacacacacacacacacacacacacacacacacacacacacacacacacacacacacacacacacacacacacacacacacacacacacacacacacacacacacacacatgttgtttCCTTTTATTGCTGCAGTGTAATCTTTACttgatcattttttattttttcctccaaTTGGACTTTCACCTTTTGTCGCTTGTTTTGATCTACCGCTGTGTTCGCCGTATGTGAcgtttgtgttgtgttgctgtgtTCGCCGTATGTGAcgtttgtgttgtgttgctgtgtTCGCCGTATGTGAcgtttgtgttgtgttgctgctatgACCGTATGTCAcgtttgtgttgtgttgctgagtTCGCCGTATGTGAcgtttgtgttgtgttgctgtgtTCGCCGTATGTGAcgtttgtgttgtgttgctgctatgACCGTATGTCAcgtttgtgttgtgttgctgagtTCGCCGTATGTGAcgtttgtgttgtgttgctgtgtTCACCGTAtgtgatgtttgtgttgtgttgctgtgtTCGCCGTATGTCAcgtttgtgttgtgttgctgctatcACCGTAtgtgatgtttgtgttgtgttgctgtgtTCGCCGTATGTCAcgtttgtgttgtgttgctgctatcACCGTAtgtcatgtttgtgttgtgttgctgtgaTCACCGTATGTGACGTTTGTGTCGTGTTGCTGTGATCAACGTATGTCAcgtttgtgttgtgttgctgctatcACCGTATGTCACGTTTGTGTGGTCCCTCAGTCCGTACTCACCTCCAAAGCATGGAGTCAGCGTTTTCAGCATTTTTGTCCTCTCTCTGTGGGAGTGTGTGAGGTGGCCACAAAGGCGCTATTGGAccccggacacacacacacacacacacacacacacacacacacacacacacacacacacacacacacacacacacacacacacacacacacacacacacacacacacacgtgaggaCTAATCAATGCCCCGTTAGCAAGGCCAAGACTCCAGTGACGGTGCAGTTTGAGCGCTGTAGACGAGTAAAGCTGAGAAGGTCATTGCACGCCAAGGACAAACTGAGCGATGAATAATCCGGATGGTCTTGTTCATCTAATTGTGGACGGATGTGGCTGAAGCGATTAGGTCTAAAGGATTATAAAATTGAAAAGCAGCTTTTCATTTCTGCCAAATCCCCTCCGGATTAAACATGACGAGCATCTGTCATGGCCGGCGTGTCACTTTAAGGGTGAAGGTGCTGTCAGCCATGGATCACACCGCCCCTCCCCGTCTTGGCTGCGGCTGTTACCCAGCGACCCGTAACCCCCTGTCAGCGTGACAGCAACACACTGACACCTTCATTAAAGTCAGGGGCAGGGGTGACCTAGGTGGGGAGGTGATGAGGCGGGAGGGTTAGTAGGACAAGGTAAGCCAAGCGTGGAGTGACCTGGAGTCAGAGCGCTGAaaggaggaggaacatgatggaGTGAGTGCACACCAGGGTGGGAAGAATGATTGGGAGGACAGCGTTGAagggaggaggaacatgatggaGTGAGTGCACACCAGGGTGGGAAGAAGGATTGGGAGGACAGCGTTGAagggaggaggaacatgatggaGTGAGTGCACACCAGGGTGGGAAGAAGGATTGGGAGGACAGCGCTGAAGGGAGGAGGAACATGGTGGAGTGAGTGCACACCAGGGTGGGAAGAAGGATTGGGAGGACAGCGTTGAAGGGAGGAGGAACATGGTGGAGTGAGTGCACACCAGGGTGGGAAGAAGGATTGGGAGGACAGCGTTGAAGGGAGGAGGAACATGGTGGAGTGAGTGCACACCAGGGTGGGAAGAAGGATTGGGAGGACAGCGTTGAAGGGAGGAGGAACATGGTGGAGTGAGTGCACACCAGGGTGGGAAGAAGGATTGGGAGGACAGCGTTGAagggaggaggaacatgatggaGTGAGTGTACACCAGGGTGGGAAGAAGGATTGGGAGGACAGCGTTGAAGGGAGGAGGAACATGACTATGGTGAGTGCACACCAGGGTGGGAAGAAGGATTGGGAGGACAGCGTTGAAGGGAGGAGGAACATGGTGGAGTGAGTGCACACCAGGGTGGGAAGAAGGATTGGGAGGACAGCGTTGAAGGGAGGAGGAACATGGTGGAGTGAGTGCACACCAGGGTGGGAAGAAGGATTGGGAGGACAGCGTTGAAGGGAGGAGGAACATGGTGGAGTGAGTGCACACCAGGGTGGGAAGAAGGATTGGGAGGACAGCGTTGAAGGGAGGAGGAACATGGTGGAGTGAGTGCACACCAGGGTGGGAAGAAGGATTGGGAGGACAGCGTTGAAGGGAGGAGGAACATGACTATGGTGAGTGCACACCAGGGTGGGAAGAAGGATTGGGAGGACAGCGTTGAAGGGAGGAGGAACATGGTGGAGTGAGTGCACACCAGGGTGGGAAGAAGGATTGGGAGGACAGCGTTGAAGGGAGGAGGAACATGGTGGAGTGAGTGCACACCAGGGTGGGAAGAAGGATTGGGAGGACAGCGTTGAAGGGAGGAGGAACATGGTGGAGTGAGTGCACACCAGGGTGGGAAGAAGGATTGGGAGGACAGCGTTGAagggaggaggaacatgatggaGTGAGTGTACACCAGGGTGGGAAGAAGGATTGGGAGGACAGCGTTGAAGGGAGGAGGAACATGACTATGGTGAGTGCACACCAGGGTGGGAAGAAGGATTGGGAGGACAGCGTTGAAGGGAGGAGGAACATGGTGGAGTGAGTGCACACCAGGGTGGGAAGAAGGATTGGGAGGACAGCGTTGAAGGGAGGAGGAACATGGTGGAGTGAGTGCACACCAGGGTGGGAAGAAGGATTGGGAGGACAGCGTTGAAGGGAGGAGGAACATGGTGGAGTGAGTGCACACCAGGGTGGGAAGAAGGATTGGGAGGACAGCGTTGAAGGGAGGAGGAACATGGTGGAGTGAGTGCACACCAGGGTGGGAAGAAGGATTGGGAGGACAGCGTTGAAGGGAGGAGGAACATGACTATGGTGAGTGCACACCAGGGTGGGAAGAAGGATTGGGAGGACAGCGTTGAAGGGAGGAGGAACATGGTGGAGTGAGTGCACACCAGGGTGGGAAGAAGGATTGGGAGGACAGCGTTGAAGGGAGGAGGAACATGGTGGAGTGAGTGCACACCAGGGTGGGAAGAAGGATTGGGAGGACAGCGTTGAAGGGAGGAGGAACATGACTATGGTGAGTGCACACCAGGGTGGGAAGAAGGATTGGGAGGACAGCGTTGAAGGGAGGAGGAACATGGTGGAGTGAGTGCACACCAGGGTGGGAAGAAGGATTGGGAGGACAGCGTTGAAGGGAGGAGGAACATGGTGGAGTGAGTGCACACCAGGGTGGGAAGAAGGATTGGGAGGACAGCGTTGAAGGGAGGAGGAACATGGTGGAGTGAGTGCACACCAGGGTGGGAAGAAGGATTGGGAGGACAGCGTTGAAGGGAGGAGGAACATGGTGGAGTGAGTGCACACCAGGGTGGGAAGAAGGATTGGGAGGACAGCGTTGAAGGGAGGAGGAACATGGTGGAGTGAGTGCACACCAGGGTGGGAAGAAGGATTAGGAGGACAGCGTTGAAGGGAGGAGGAACATGGTGGAGTGAGTGCACACCAGGGTGGGAAGAAGGATTGGGAGGACAGCGTTGAAGGGAGGAGGAACATGGTGGAGTGAGTGCACACCAGGGTGGGAAGAAGGATTGGGAGGTCAGCGTTGAagggaggaggaacatgatggaGTGAGTGCACACCAGGGTGGGAAGAAGGATTGGGAGGACAGCGTTGAAGGGAGGAGGAACATGGTGGAGTGAGTGCACACCAGGGTGGGAAGAAGGATTGGGAGGACAGCGTTGAAGGGAGGAGGAACATGGTGGAGTGAGTGCACACCAGGGTGGGAAGAAGGATTGGGAGGACAGTGTTGAAGGGAGGAGGAACATGGTGGAGTGAGTGCACACCAGGGTGGGAAGAAGGATTGGGAGGTCAGCGTTGAagggaggaggaacatgatggaGTGAGTGCACACCAGGGTGGGAAGAAGGATTGGGAGGACAGCGTTGAAGGGAGGAGGAACATGGTGGAGTGAGTGCACACCAGGGTGGGAAGAAGGATTGGGAGGACAGTGTTGAAGGGAGGAGGAACATGACTATGGTGAGTGCACACCAGGGTGGGAAGAAGGATTGGGAGGACAGCGTTGAAGGGAGGAGGAACATGGTGGAGTGAGTGCACACCAGGGTGGGAAGAAGGATTGGGAGGACAGCGTTGAAGGGAGGAGGAACATGGTGGAGTGAGTGCACACCAGGGTGGGAAGAAGGATTGGGAGGACAGCGTTGAAGGGAGGAGGAACATGGTGGAGTGAGTGCACACCAGGGTGGGAAGAAGGATTGGGAGGACAGCGTTGAAGGGAGGAGGAACATGGTGGAGTGAGTGCACACCAGGGTGGGAAGAAGGATTGGGAGGTCAGCGTTGAAGAATGGATGCAGATGCACATTTTTGTTGAGAGCCTTGCCAGTGCTGATTTACACTTGACTCTTTTGGGAACATCACCAGGGAACATTTGGGCTTTAAAGGTACCGCCGTTGTTCAAACTAAAGATTGCCTCCATCACTTTTTCATCCCACGCACAATCTGGGGGTCAGTTGACAAATCCTCTTGCCAAATTGAAAGGGTTTTGCCTAAAAAACAGAAAAGTGGTGGGACTTAACCCAGGAAGAGAAACTAGAAGAAGAAATGGTCACCGAGGTGATGGCTACCGATGGCTACTTTTATGGGCACCCTTCAAATTCAGTTCGCACGAGTCACGTcaaatcaaacagtgccatattttcATACCATTGTTGGTGGTGACATCACGTTGGGTTTTtcaaacacttggcggggaaACCAGCAGCCAGGCAGCGCTTCGAACAAAACGGCCTGTCGGCAATGTTACGATTTTCAATGCAAACAAAGCAAATATGTCTGAGAAGGCCATCAAACGTAAAATAAGTCTCTACTCTTCTAAAATTCGCTAGCGTGATGCTAAATTACAtccgtttttttccatatacatgcCACTGATTAGCGTTAGCGATACATGgctatttcaacacctccaaattcgaAAATGAAAATTACAATTAACATGCACGTTACAATCCAACAGCTGGTGTGCAATAACTACAATACTAATAGtattag
The Entelurus aequoreus isolate RoL-2023_Sb linkage group LG18, RoL_Eaeq_v1.1, whole genome shotgun sequence DNA segment above includes these coding regions:
- the LOC133633447 gene encoding uncharacterized protein LOC133633447 translates to MFLLPSTLSSQSFFPPWCALTPPCSSSLQRCPPNPSSHPGVHSLHHVPPPFNAVLPILLPTLVCTHSTMFLLPSTLSSQSFFPPWCALTIVMFLLPSTLSSQSFFPPWCALTPPCSSSLQRCPPNPSSHPGVHSLHHVPPPFNADLPILLPTLVCTHSTMFLLPSTLSSQSFFPPWCALTPPCSSSLQRCPPNPSSHPGVHSLHHVPPPFNAVLPILLPTLVCTHSIMFLLPSTLTSQSFFPPWCALTPPCSSSLQRCPPNPSSHPGVHSLHHVPPPFNAVLLILLPTLVCTHSTMFLLPSTLSSQSFFPPWCALTPPCSSSLQRCPPNPSSHPGVHSLHHVPPPFNAVLPILLPTLVCTHSTMFLLPSTLSSQSFFPPWCALTPPCSSSLQRCPPNPSSHPGVHSP